One genomic region from Esox lucius isolate fEsoLuc1 chromosome 24, fEsoLuc1.pri, whole genome shotgun sequence encodes:
- the badb gene encoding BCL2 associated agonist of cell death b — translation MENIFTISDTESESSDVEETKKEWIAGQGKTGSRLGLSLNLPGEGRIRLNSESQVFATSGGERSGELQGLGQGLNCVATEGLPFRVRSQSAPPALWAAKRYGRQLRRMSDEFDTWLDKGQMKRVKSAGAAKQMTTSPSWWAFLFSHKETETEKTPNLIITEPRSSE, via the exons ATGGAAAATATTTTCACTATATCAGACACCGAATCTGAATCCTCAGATGTAGAAGAAACCAAAAAGGAATGGATTGCCGGACAGGGGAAGACTGGAAGCCGATTAGGCCTCTCCCTTAACCTACCAG GCGAGGGCCGGATAAGGTTAAACTCTGAATCTCAGGTCTTCGCTACATCCGGTGGGGAGAGGAGCGGGGAGCTCCAGGGTTTGGGGCAAGGGTTGAACTGCGTGGCCACAGAAGGACTACCTTTTAGGGTCCGCTCCCAGTCAGCCCCCCCGGCCCTCTGGGCTGCCAAGAGATATGGACGGCAGCTGCGACGCATGAGTGACGAGTTCGATACGTGGCTGGATAAAGGG CAAATGAAGCGGGTGAAGAGTGCAGGAGCAGCCAAACAGATGACAACATCCCCGAGCTGGTGGGCCTTCCTGTTCAGCCACAAGGAAACTGAGACAGAAAAGACCCCCAACCTTATCATTACTGAACCAAGATCTTCTGAGTAG
- the zgc:101765 gene encoding glyoxal reductase isoform X1 — MLYYKVSSESIFFLICCWERTCQIPSMSDCDPQPSFFPDSSTLSSLTPFVLLNTGARMPLLGLGTFQLRGPEDTLQVVDSALSSGYRSFDTASVYRNETDLGHALRQLLPKHGLTREDIFITSKLGPKDQGVKAREGALRSLELLDLEYIDLYLIHWPGTQGLGVGDLRNPKNRAQSWEELEELHTQGRLRAIGVSNYTPGHMKELLDVCRVKPAVLQVEFHPCLVQEDLRRLCREESVCFQAYSSLGTGSLLQDPLVVQVAKGCGRSPAQVLLRWAVQQGVPVLPKSSHPSRVAENARVFDFDLKPEDMERLGNMESGQKYCWDPSHVV; from the exons TTGATTTGCTGTTGGGAGAGAACCTGCCAA ATACCTTCAATGTCAGACTGTGACCCTCAGCCTTCTTTCTTCCCTGATTCCTCAACTCTATCCTCCCTGACTCCCTTTGTCCTGCTTAACACTGGGGCCAGAATGCCTCTCCTGGGGCTGGGTACCTTTCAGCTCCGCGGCCCTGAAGATACCCTCCAGGTGGTCGACAGTGCCCTTTCCTCCGGCTACCGGTCCTTTGACACAGCCTCTGTCTACCGGAACGAAACAGACCTGGGCCATGCCCTCCGACAACTCCTCCCAAAACATGGCCTCACCAGAGAGGACATTTTTATCACCAGCAAGCTTGGCCCCAAGGACCAGGGTGTCAAAGCCAG GGAAGGAGCTCTGAGGAGTCTAGAACTTCTGGATCTAGAATATATAGACCTATACCTGATCCACTGGCCTGGGACCCAAGGCCTGGGGGTGGGAGACCTGAGGAATCCAAAGAACAGAGCCCAGAGCTGGGAAGAGTTAGAGGAGCTCCACACCCAAGGAAGGCTGAGGGCTATAGGTGTGTCCAACTACACCCCTGGACATATGAAAGAGCTGCTGGATGTGTGTCGGGTCAAACCTGCGGTATTACAG GTGGAGTTTCACCCATGTCTGGTCCAGGAAGACTTGAGGCGCCTGTGTAGGGAAGAGAGTGTATGTTTCCAGGCATACTCCTCTCTAGGCACTGGTTCTCTCCTCCAGGACCCTCTGGTAGTCCAGGTAGCTAAGGGGTGCGGACGAAGTCCTGCACAG GTTCTTCTGAGGTGGGCTGTCCAACAGGGGGTCCCTGTCCTGCCCAAGTCATCTCACCCTTCTAGGGTAGCAGAGAATGCACGTGTGTTTGACTTTGACCTAAAACCTGAAGATATGGAGAGGCTGGGAAATATGGAGAGTGGACAGAAATACTGCTGGGACCCCTCTCATGTAGTTTAA
- the zgc:101765 gene encoding glyoxal reductase isoform X2 codes for MEEPLLIPRPPLICCWERTCQIPSMSDCDPQPSFFPDSSTLSSLTPFVLLNTGARMPLLGLGTFQLRGPEDTLQVVDSALSSGYRSFDTASVYRNETDLGHALRQLLPKHGLTREDIFITSKLGPKDQGVKAREGALRSLELLDLEYIDLYLIHWPGTQGLGVGDLRNPKNRAQSWEELEELHTQGRLRAIGVSNYTPGHMKELLDVCRVKPAVLQVEFHPCLVQEDLRRLCREESVCFQAYSSLGTGSLLQDPLVVQVAKGCGRSPAQVLLRWAVQQGVPVLPKSSHPSRVAENARVFDFDLKPEDMERLGNMESGQKYCWDPSHVV; via the exons TTGATTTGCTGTTGGGAGAGAACCTGCCAA ATACCTTCAATGTCAGACTGTGACCCTCAGCCTTCTTTCTTCCCTGATTCCTCAACTCTATCCTCCCTGACTCCCTTTGTCCTGCTTAACACTGGGGCCAGAATGCCTCTCCTGGGGCTGGGTACCTTTCAGCTCCGCGGCCCTGAAGATACCCTCCAGGTGGTCGACAGTGCCCTTTCCTCCGGCTACCGGTCCTTTGACACAGCCTCTGTCTACCGGAACGAAACAGACCTGGGCCATGCCCTCCGACAACTCCTCCCAAAACATGGCCTCACCAGAGAGGACATTTTTATCACCAGCAAGCTTGGCCCCAAGGACCAGGGTGTCAAAGCCAG GGAAGGAGCTCTGAGGAGTCTAGAACTTCTGGATCTAGAATATATAGACCTATACCTGATCCACTGGCCTGGGACCCAAGGCCTGGGGGTGGGAGACCTGAGGAATCCAAAGAACAGAGCCCAGAGCTGGGAAGAGTTAGAGGAGCTCCACACCCAAGGAAGGCTGAGGGCTATAGGTGTGTCCAACTACACCCCTGGACATATGAAAGAGCTGCTGGATGTGTGTCGGGTCAAACCTGCGGTATTACAG GTGGAGTTTCACCCATGTCTGGTCCAGGAAGACTTGAGGCGCCTGTGTAGGGAAGAGAGTGTATGTTTCCAGGCATACTCCTCTCTAGGCACTGGTTCTCTCCTCCAGGACCCTCTGGTAGTCCAGGTAGCTAAGGGGTGCGGACGAAGTCCTGCACAG GTTCTTCTGAGGTGGGCTGTCCAACAGGGGGTCCCTGTCCTGCCCAAGTCATCTCACCCTTCTAGGGTAGCAGAGAATGCACGTGTGTTTGACTTTGACCTAAAACCTGAAGATATGGAGAGGCTGGGAAATATGGAGAGTGGACAGAAATACTGCTGGGACCCCTCTCATGTAGTTTAA
- the zgc:101765 gene encoding glyoxal reductase isoform X6, which produces MPLLGLGTFQLRGPEDTLQVVDSALSSGYRSFDTASVYRNETDLGHALRQLLPKHGLTREDIFITSKLGPKDQGVKAREGALRSLELLDLEYIDLYLIHWPGTQGLGVGDLRNPKNRAQSWEELEELHTQGRLRAIGVSNYTPGHMKELLDVCRVKPAVLQVEFHPCLVQEDLRRLCREESVCFQAYSSLGTGSLLQDPLVVQVAKGCGRSPAQVLLRWAVQQGVPVLPKSSHPSRVAENARVFDFDLKPEDMERLGNMESGQKYCWDPSHVV; this is translated from the exons ATGCCTCTCCTGGGGCTGGGTACCTTTCAGCTCCGCGGCCCTGAAGATACCCTCCAGGTGGTCGACAGTGCCCTTTCCTCCGGCTACCGGTCCTTTGACACAGCCTCTGTCTACCGGAACGAAACAGACCTGGGCCATGCCCTCCGACAACTCCTCCCAAAACATGGCCTCACCAGAGAGGACATTTTTATCACCAGCAAGCTTGGCCCCAAGGACCAGGGTGTCAAAGCCAG GGAAGGAGCTCTGAGGAGTCTAGAACTTCTGGATCTAGAATATATAGACCTATACCTGATCCACTGGCCTGGGACCCAAGGCCTGGGGGTGGGAGACCTGAGGAATCCAAAGAACAGAGCCCAGAGCTGGGAAGAGTTAGAGGAGCTCCACACCCAAGGAAGGCTGAGGGCTATAGGTGTGTCCAACTACACCCCTGGACATATGAAAGAGCTGCTGGATGTGTGTCGGGTCAAACCTGCGGTATTACAG GTGGAGTTTCACCCATGTCTGGTCCAGGAAGACTTGAGGCGCCTGTGTAGGGAAGAGAGTGTATGTTTCCAGGCATACTCCTCTCTAGGCACTGGTTCTCTCCTCCAGGACCCTCTGGTAGTCCAGGTAGCTAAGGGGTGCGGACGAAGTCCTGCACAG GTTCTTCTGAGGTGGGCTGTCCAACAGGGGGTCCCTGTCCTGCCCAAGTCATCTCACCCTTCTAGGGTAGCAGAGAATGCACGTGTGTTTGACTTTGACCTAAAACCTGAAGATATGGAGAGGCTGGGAAATATGGAGAGTGGACAGAAATACTGCTGGGACCCCTCTCATGTAGTTTAA
- the zgc:101765 gene encoding glyoxal reductase isoform X4: MEEPLLIPRPPIPSMSDCDPQPSFFPDSSTLSSLTPFVLLNTGARMPLLGLGTFQLRGPEDTLQVVDSALSSGYRSFDTASVYRNETDLGHALRQLLPKHGLTREDIFITSKLGPKDQGVKAREGALRSLELLDLEYIDLYLIHWPGTQGLGVGDLRNPKNRAQSWEELEELHTQGRLRAIGVSNYTPGHMKELLDVCRVKPAVLQVEFHPCLVQEDLRRLCREESVCFQAYSSLGTGSLLQDPLVVQVAKGCGRSPAQVLLRWAVQQGVPVLPKSSHPSRVAENARVFDFDLKPEDMERLGNMESGQKYCWDPSHVV, encoded by the exons ATACCTTCAATGTCAGACTGTGACCCTCAGCCTTCTTTCTTCCCTGATTCCTCAACTCTATCCTCCCTGACTCCCTTTGTCCTGCTTAACACTGGGGCCAGAATGCCTCTCCTGGGGCTGGGTACCTTTCAGCTCCGCGGCCCTGAAGATACCCTCCAGGTGGTCGACAGTGCCCTTTCCTCCGGCTACCGGTCCTTTGACACAGCCTCTGTCTACCGGAACGAAACAGACCTGGGCCATGCCCTCCGACAACTCCTCCCAAAACATGGCCTCACCAGAGAGGACATTTTTATCACCAGCAAGCTTGGCCCCAAGGACCAGGGTGTCAAAGCCAG GGAAGGAGCTCTGAGGAGTCTAGAACTTCTGGATCTAGAATATATAGACCTATACCTGATCCACTGGCCTGGGACCCAAGGCCTGGGGGTGGGAGACCTGAGGAATCCAAAGAACAGAGCCCAGAGCTGGGAAGAGTTAGAGGAGCTCCACACCCAAGGAAGGCTGAGGGCTATAGGTGTGTCCAACTACACCCCTGGACATATGAAAGAGCTGCTGGATGTGTGTCGGGTCAAACCTGCGGTATTACAG GTGGAGTTTCACCCATGTCTGGTCCAGGAAGACTTGAGGCGCCTGTGTAGGGAAGAGAGTGTATGTTTCCAGGCATACTCCTCTCTAGGCACTGGTTCTCTCCTCCAGGACCCTCTGGTAGTCCAGGTAGCTAAGGGGTGCGGACGAAGTCCTGCACAG GTTCTTCTGAGGTGGGCTGTCCAACAGGGGGTCCCTGTCCTGCCCAAGTCATCTCACCCTTCTAGGGTAGCAGAGAATGCACGTGTGTTTGACTTTGACCTAAAACCTGAAGATATGGAGAGGCTGGGAAATATGGAGAGTGGACAGAAATACTGCTGGGACCCCTCTCATGTAGTTTAA
- the zgc:101765 gene encoding glyoxal reductase isoform X5 — MSDCDPQPSFFPDSSTLSSLTPFVLLNTGARMPLLGLGTFQLRGPEDTLQVVDSALSSGYRSFDTASVYRNETDLGHALRQLLPKHGLTREDIFITSKLGPKDQGVKAREGALRSLELLDLEYIDLYLIHWPGTQGLGVGDLRNPKNRAQSWEELEELHTQGRLRAIGVSNYTPGHMKELLDVCRVKPAVLQVEFHPCLVQEDLRRLCREESVCFQAYSSLGTGSLLQDPLVVQVAKGCGRSPAQVLLRWAVQQGVPVLPKSSHPSRVAENARVFDFDLKPEDMERLGNMESGQKYCWDPSHVV, encoded by the exons ATGTCAGACTGTGACCCTCAGCCTTCTTTCTTCCCTGATTCCTCAACTCTATCCTCCCTGACTCCCTTTGTCCTGCTTAACACTGGGGCCAGAATGCCTCTCCTGGGGCTGGGTACCTTTCAGCTCCGCGGCCCTGAAGATACCCTCCAGGTGGTCGACAGTGCCCTTTCCTCCGGCTACCGGTCCTTTGACACAGCCTCTGTCTACCGGAACGAAACAGACCTGGGCCATGCCCTCCGACAACTCCTCCCAAAACATGGCCTCACCAGAGAGGACATTTTTATCACCAGCAAGCTTGGCCCCAAGGACCAGGGTGTCAAAGCCAG GGAAGGAGCTCTGAGGAGTCTAGAACTTCTGGATCTAGAATATATAGACCTATACCTGATCCACTGGCCTGGGACCCAAGGCCTGGGGGTGGGAGACCTGAGGAATCCAAAGAACAGAGCCCAGAGCTGGGAAGAGTTAGAGGAGCTCCACACCCAAGGAAGGCTGAGGGCTATAGGTGTGTCCAACTACACCCCTGGACATATGAAAGAGCTGCTGGATGTGTGTCGGGTCAAACCTGCGGTATTACAG GTGGAGTTTCACCCATGTCTGGTCCAGGAAGACTTGAGGCGCCTGTGTAGGGAAGAGAGTGTATGTTTCCAGGCATACTCCTCTCTAGGCACTGGTTCTCTCCTCCAGGACCCTCTGGTAGTCCAGGTAGCTAAGGGGTGCGGACGAAGTCCTGCACAG GTTCTTCTGAGGTGGGCTGTCCAACAGGGGGTCCCTGTCCTGCCCAAGTCATCTCACCCTTCTAGGGTAGCAGAGAATGCACGTGTGTTTGACTTTGACCTAAAACCTGAAGATATGGAGAGGCTGGGAAATATGGAGAGTGGACAGAAATACTGCTGGGACCCCTCTCATGTAGTTTAA
- the zgc:101765 gene encoding glyoxal reductase isoform X3 — MLYYKVSSESIFFIPSMSDCDPQPSFFPDSSTLSSLTPFVLLNTGARMPLLGLGTFQLRGPEDTLQVVDSALSSGYRSFDTASVYRNETDLGHALRQLLPKHGLTREDIFITSKLGPKDQGVKAREGALRSLELLDLEYIDLYLIHWPGTQGLGVGDLRNPKNRAQSWEELEELHTQGRLRAIGVSNYTPGHMKELLDVCRVKPAVLQVEFHPCLVQEDLRRLCREESVCFQAYSSLGTGSLLQDPLVVQVAKGCGRSPAQVLLRWAVQQGVPVLPKSSHPSRVAENARVFDFDLKPEDMERLGNMESGQKYCWDPSHVV, encoded by the exons ATACCTTCAATGTCAGACTGTGACCCTCAGCCTTCTTTCTTCCCTGATTCCTCAACTCTATCCTCCCTGACTCCCTTTGTCCTGCTTAACACTGGGGCCAGAATGCCTCTCCTGGGGCTGGGTACCTTTCAGCTCCGCGGCCCTGAAGATACCCTCCAGGTGGTCGACAGTGCCCTTTCCTCCGGCTACCGGTCCTTTGACACAGCCTCTGTCTACCGGAACGAAACAGACCTGGGCCATGCCCTCCGACAACTCCTCCCAAAACATGGCCTCACCAGAGAGGACATTTTTATCACCAGCAAGCTTGGCCCCAAGGACCAGGGTGTCAAAGCCAG GGAAGGAGCTCTGAGGAGTCTAGAACTTCTGGATCTAGAATATATAGACCTATACCTGATCCACTGGCCTGGGACCCAAGGCCTGGGGGTGGGAGACCTGAGGAATCCAAAGAACAGAGCCCAGAGCTGGGAAGAGTTAGAGGAGCTCCACACCCAAGGAAGGCTGAGGGCTATAGGTGTGTCCAACTACACCCCTGGACATATGAAAGAGCTGCTGGATGTGTGTCGGGTCAAACCTGCGGTATTACAG GTGGAGTTTCACCCATGTCTGGTCCAGGAAGACTTGAGGCGCCTGTGTAGGGAAGAGAGTGTATGTTTCCAGGCATACTCCTCTCTAGGCACTGGTTCTCTCCTCCAGGACCCTCTGGTAGTCCAGGTAGCTAAGGGGTGCGGACGAAGTCCTGCACAG GTTCTTCTGAGGTGGGCTGTCCAACAGGGGGTCCCTGTCCTGCCCAAGTCATCTCACCCTTCTAGGGTAGCAGAGAATGCACGTGTGTTTGACTTTGACCTAAAACCTGAAGATATGGAGAGGCTGGGAAATATGGAGAGTGGACAGAAATACTGCTGGGACCCCTCTCATGTAGTTTAA